DNA sequence from the Paenibacillus physcomitrellae genome:
TGCCGGTCTTTATGTTCCTGCTGGATATTCTGGAGGTACCTATCTCTGCCTCTCCGCCGCCGGCAGCAGCGCAGCTAAAGCCTGAGGAAACCAAAAGCACGGATGAGCCTGAAAGCTGATTGAGATCCGAGATCCGAAACCCGAAATCCGAAAGCTGAAGGAAACCTTTAAGCTAAGGACAAATGCAACGTTTAGCTGGACATGGAAAGGCTGCCCGTCGATTAACGGGTGGCCTTTTATTATGTACGCCTATGGAATTGGAACCGTCTTTGTCCATCCTGTAAAATGAAAACGGGATGCAAAATTCAAGGGAACGGGTAAGGTTATGTAAGGATAAGGAGCAGGAAAACGGACGAATCTATGTTTGACAAAGGAGATGAGAACGATGAAGCAGGATGAAACGGTACTCGGTCTGGATATTGGCACAACAAGCCTTAAAGCGGTATTGTTCGGGCCAAATGGAACACAGATTGCCAAACATAGCTCGGAATACCCGCTGTATCAGCCGCAGCCAGACTGGGCAGAACAGGACCCGGAGGAGATTATGCAGGCGCTTGTGGATGCGGTTCGTCATGTGCTGCTTAAGAGCAAAGCCGAAATAAAGAATATAAAAGCGATCGGGTTCAGCGCAGCCATGCATTCGCTCATTGCCCTGGACGCGGAAGGGCAGCCGCTTACTCGTGCGTTGATTTGGACAGATAACCGGAGCACCGGCCAGGCCGAACGGTTGAAGAACAACGGCGGACACGAGATCTATTTGCGTACGGGTACACCGATTCATCCGATGTCGCCTTTATGCAAGCTGCTGTGGATGAAAGAAGAGGATACGGACACTTTCAAGAAAGCCACCATGTTCGTTGGGATCAAGGAATATCTGTTGTTCCGGTTATTTGGTACATATGTAATGGATTATTCGCTCGCTTCGGCTACGGGAATGTTTGAATTAACCAAACTTGATTGGGATGAAGGAGCGCTGGAGCTGCTTGGATTGGAGCGTTCACGGTTGCCGCAGCCGGTTCCGACCACCCATACGCTTCAGGGGATGAACCAGACGCTGGCTGGTCATATGGGACTTGACCCGCAAACGCCGGTAATCATAGGGGCCAGTGACGGCGTCTTGGCCAATCTCGGGGTAGGGGCAATGGGAGAAGGTGAAGTAGCGGTCACCATCGGGACGAGCGGAGCAGTCCGAATGATGACGGATAAGCCGCTGACAGATCCGCAGCAGAGGACTTTTTGTTATGCTTTGACTGACAAGCATTGGGTAGTAGGAGGTCCGACGAATAACGGCGGGATCATGCTAAGATGGCTTCGCGACCAGTTCGGTTCGCCTGAAGTTGAGGTAGCCAAACGGCTGAATATCGATCCGTACGATCTGATGATTCAATATGCGGAGAAAGTGCCGGCAGGAGCGGAAGGACTTTTGTTTATGCCATTTTTGACCGGTGAGAGAGCGCCGATTTGGAATCCGGATGCCAGAGGATTATTTTTCGGGATTAGCCTGCGGCATCAGCGGGAGCATTTTATCCGGGCTGTGCTGGAAGGCGTTATTTTCAGCATCTTCTCGATTGGTGTTGCCCTGCGTGATCTGGCGGGCCCCGCTACTAAAATCATAGCTTCCGGAGGTTTCGCCCGCTCTGCCGTTTGGCGCCAGATCCTGTCCGATGTGATGGGCAAGGAACTGCTGGTCCCGGAAGTGGAGGAAGCTTCGGCGCTTGGTGCAGCAGCGATTGCTTTATACGGCATTAAGGATCTGCGGGCTCTGGAGGAGGTTAAGGATTGGGTGCGTATATCAGAAACCCATAAACCGAATCTTCAGAACAGCGAAATTTATCTGCAGCTCTTTGATATGTATGAACGGTTATACAGCAAGCTGAAATCGGAATTTCAGATCATGGCCGACTTTCAGCGAACCGGTTATTTTGAATCCAAACAAGAGCCGAATTCCTGAACAAATGTTGATATTATGGCTATAGAAAAAAATAAAACAAGCCGCTTATTTCAAGCGGCTTGTAATAAACCTTACAGAGAAATGGGCTGCTGCCCAAATCTCTGCTTGGCTGATCCTTACGGAGCGTTGTGGGTTTAATTCGATTCCTGCATCTTGACTTCATGCTGACGAAAGATTCCACTCTGAGCTCCGGTTTTGGAATCGTGCTTCTTGAGCTCTTTGCTCCAGTCGCGGTTGACGATTTCCTTTAACTTGGCAGGCAGTGCGGCTTTCAGTTTTGTAGCACGCTCAGCATCGATTTTGCCGTTTTGGACGGCTGAATCAATTCTTTTCGAAGAGGCTTCCGTCAGCTTGCTGACATATTCGCTTTCCGACCAGCCCTTCTTCTCTTTCACAATTTGCATCAGTGTACGTCCGGCTTTTAATTGGTTGACCAGCTCGGCTTTCTCGACCCCGATCAGGTCGGCTGTTGTTCTTACTGCAAACCCGGCAAAATAAGGTTTGCGGTGATGCCGCTTATGCTCTTGATCCTGCCCGGCGGTTGGAGAAGAGCTGCTGTCACCGAGATTCGCCGATGGCTCTGCTTTCGCCTGGAGGGAGGCAGAAGCCTGTCCAAATGCCGTTTGAGGAGCCGGCAGCAGACTGGCAACGAGTGCAAGGCTGAGTGCTCCGGCGGCTATGGCGGTTGTTTTCAGTTTCATCATGTTTGTTCCACCTCTGTCAATATTTTTGTCGCTCCATCCTATATTGTTGACAAAAAACGACTTTTTAGCTTAAAAACACCTTAAAATTAGATAAATTTTGTTTTTTAGCCTGGAGCAGGGTAAGATGTAGTTGGATTTTGGAAGTGTACTGGAGGGTTACGCTTGAACTTTGGCGCCAGAATGTTTAAAACAGGATTAGCGGTAACGCTGGCATTATATGCATCGGTTTGGCTGCAAATGGGTTCGCCGGTCATTGCGGCGGTTGCCGCTATTTTTGCCATGCAGCCCTCGATCTATCGTTCGTGGAGATACCTGATCGACCAGCTGCAGACCAATACGCTCGGGGCGATTCTTGCCATGCTGGCCGGTATGGTTTTCTCGTCGGAACCGTTTGCGATTGGTATTGTATGTATTCTAGTCATTATGATTTGTCTTAAATTCAAGATGGGGGATACGATTGGACTGACACTGGTAACGGTGGTAGCGGTAATGGAGGCTTCCGGACAATGGGATTTTGCCGTGACGCGTTTTGTTCTCAGTTTGATTGGCATTGTCTCGGCCTTCTTGATTAATGTGTTTGTGTTTCCGCCGAAGCCAAGGGTTCAATTTGTAGCCGAGGTTCGCAGAACCTTCGACCGTCTCTCTCTGCTTATGCGCACAGCTGTCTCGGATGAGATGAAGGAAAATATTTTTAGGGACGAACAGCGAGCCCTGGAAAACGATATTTCCTCCATTAACGATAAATACAAGCTGATGGAGGAAGATCAGAAGAAGCTGAAGAAGCCGAAGTTTGGTGCAAGCCGCCAGCTGGTCGTTTACAAACAAATGGTAAATACGCTTCGGAAGGGATATGAAGTTATAGAGGCGACCCAGGAGCATTATTTCCAGGCCGGCCGTCCTTCTGAACTGGATCTGCGGTTTGATGAACAAATAGAGAAGCTGATTAAATTCCACGAGCACATCATGCTTAAATTTGATCACAAGTTAAAGCCGGGATCGGTGGATTCGGATTATATCCAGCAAGAGAACGATATGTTCCTGAAAGAGCTGTTAAGGCGATACAAAGAAGAGGAAGAAGGCTACTTGCGGCTGACTATCGTAACTGCGGCTATCTATGATTACGGACATCAGCTGGAACGACTGAACCGGCTGGCGGGACATTCTCCCGAGCATGCTGAAGCCTAATTTGATTCCATATTGAAATTAGAAATCAACAAGAATTCCATTAAAAAAGTCCCGCCGGTTGGCGGGACTTTAAAATTCAGGTTTATTTCGAATGGAATTGATTAGACTGCCGTAAACTGATAAAATAAAGAATGGACCGAAGAATTAGTATATATTTTTAAAATACTTCTGTAAGAATCTTATCACAGAAATTGTGGTTTGTCAACAGGCAGCCTGGAGAAGAGGGGATGAATGGTTTGGATATGACCGAGCAATCTTGGAAGGATGAACAAAACCGGGTTAATCATGTGGTAGAAGTGATCGATAAACGCATTAAAGGCTTGGAGCGCGAAGTCGGCAGTGTCCGGACCGACGTGGTGGAGATGCGGCGTGATTTCTGGGACGACGTAACGATCAACTTCAGTGAAGCCGATGATGTAGGCGAGACCTCGACCAGCCTCCGGCAGCAGTCAGAAGTGCTGTCCGAACGGGAGAGAAGCCATAAGCATTCCTTTGCGGCTTTGTCCAAGATGAAGCGGCTGCGCCAATCTCCTTATTTTGGCCGAATCGACTTTGCTGAAACCGGTGAACCGGCGGAACAGATCTATCTAGGCATTGCATCACTGCTGGATCAAGATGATCAGACCTTTCTTGTTTATGACTGGCGGGCGCCGATTTCGAATCTGTATTATGACAGTACACCGGGCCCGGCATCTTATAAAACGCCCGTAGGGGAAATTGCAGGGGAAATGCTGCTCAAACGCCAGTTCGTTATTCGTGACTCTCAAATTAAATTAATGTTTGATACAGGCGTTACGATCGGAGATGAACTGCTGCAGGAAGTGCTGGGCAGAAGCTCTGACGCCCAAATGAAAAGCATCGTGGCTACGATTCAGAGAGAACAGAACCGCATCATCCGCAATGAACGAAGCCGGATGCTTATTGTTCAGGGGGCGGCCGGCAGCGGCAAAACCTCGGCTGCGCTGCAGCGGGTGGCCTATCTGCTGTACAAGTACCGGGAGCATCTGCAGGCAGATCAGGTGATTTTGTTCTCGCCCAATCCGATGTTTAACAGTTATGTATCTACCGTGCTTCCGGAGCTTGGCGAGGAGAACATGCAGCAGACCACTTTCCAGGAGTATCTGGAGCATAGAATCGGCCGGGAATTCCAGCTGGAGGATCCGTTTGTACAAATGGAATATGTTCTTTCCGGGGAAAGCGGGCAACCGGGATATGACGCCAGAATCGAAGCGATTCGTTATAAATCTTCGTCTCTGTACATTCAAGCCATGAACGGTTATCGGAACATGCTTCTAGCCGAAGGCATGCTGTTCAGACCGCTCCGGTTTCAAGGGAAAGAAATTGTGGGCAGGGAGGAGATCAGCAAAAGGTTCTATGCCTATGATTCGAGCATTACTCTGGCGAACCGCTGCGATCTGCTGCGTGAATGGCTGCTTAAGGAATTGGCCGATTTCAGCAAACGCGAAGTGAACGAGCCTTGGGTAGAAGAACAGATGCAGCTGCTGGACAGTGAGGATTATCAGATCGCTTATCAGCGTATGCGCCGGCAAAACCGCAAGAAAAACCGTACGTTCACCGATTATGAGGACGAAAAGCTGATTTTGGCCCGAATGGTGGTCAGTGATCGTCTGAAACCGCTGCGAAAATGGGTAAAAGCGCTGCGGTTTGTGGATATTAAAGGGCTGTATGCCCAGCTGTTTGCAAACAAATCCATCATGCTGCAGGCGAGCGGCGGCGATCTGCCGGCTTCCTGGGACGAAATCTGCCGGTTCACGCTGGACAACTTGGAGAAAGGCGAGCTGGCCTACGAAGACGCAACGCCTTATCTCTATTTACGAGAGCAGCTGCTGGGCTTCCGTTCCAATGGCAATATTCGTCATGTATTTATAGATGAAGCGCAGGATTATTCGCCGTTTCAGCTGTTTTTCCTGAAAAGATTATTCCCTAGAGCACGCATGACAGCGCTCGGTGATCTTAATCAGGCGATTTATGCCCATGGTTCCATCCTGCAGCAGACTTCCACTTTATCTCAGCTGTATGGACAAGAGGAAACCGAGCAGATCACACTCACCCAAAGCTATCGTTCGACTCGCCAAATCGTTGATTTCACCCGGCAGATGGTCGAAGGCGGGGAGCGGATTGTTCCGTTTAACCGGGACGGGGAGCTGCCTGAGATAAGAATTGCCGGAGAACAGGCAGCTTTAAATGCAGCCCTCTCGGCCGATCTTGACCAGCTGAAGGCTGAAGGGTATGAAACAATCGCCATTATCTGCAAAACGGCTGAGGAAAGCCGGCTCACGTATGAAACGCTGAAGAAGGATCATGAACTGAAGCTGATCAAGAAAACAACGCTGTCTTTTGAGAAAGGCATTCATGTCATTCCTGCTTATCTTGCTAAAGGCGTGGAGTTTGATGCCGTGCTGATTTATGATGCTTCCGAGGAGCGGTATCGCCGGGAATCGGAACGCAAGCTTTTTTATACAGCTTGTACAAGAGCCATGCATCTGCTCCATGTTTATAGCCTGGGCGAGCCGTCTCCTTTCATCAAGGCGGTTAAACCTGAGGATTACCGGACTGTGGAACTCGAAACGAGCCGTGTAAACGGGTAGGCGGATAATAGCGGATAATAATGAACGGAATGAACCACACTAACACAGATGTGTTCTTCACACATTTGAAAGGTGGTCTAGTCAGTGGGCAACAATAAAGGAGCATTAATTGCGTTGGCTTCCATTCCATTTATTATGACGCTGGGCAACTCTATGC
Encoded proteins:
- the helD gene encoding RNA polymerase recycling motor HelD — its product is MNGLDMTEQSWKDEQNRVNHVVEVIDKRIKGLEREVGSVRTDVVEMRRDFWDDVTINFSEADDVGETSTSLRQQSEVLSERERSHKHSFAALSKMKRLRQSPYFGRIDFAETGEPAEQIYLGIASLLDQDDQTFLVYDWRAPISNLYYDSTPGPASYKTPVGEIAGEMLLKRQFVIRDSQIKLMFDTGVTIGDELLQEVLGRSSDAQMKSIVATIQREQNRIIRNERSRMLIVQGAAGSGKTSAALQRVAYLLYKYREHLQADQVILFSPNPMFNSYVSTVLPELGEENMQQTTFQEYLEHRIGREFQLEDPFVQMEYVLSGESGQPGYDARIEAIRYKSSSLYIQAMNGYRNMLLAEGMLFRPLRFQGKEIVGREEISKRFYAYDSSITLANRCDLLREWLLKELADFSKREVNEPWVEEQMQLLDSEDYQIAYQRMRRQNRKKNRTFTDYEDEKLILARMVVSDRLKPLRKWVKALRFVDIKGLYAQLFANKSIMLQASGGDLPASWDEICRFTLDNLEKGELAYEDATPYLYLREQLLGFRSNGNIRHVFIDEAQDYSPFQLFFLKRLFPRARMTALGDLNQAIYAHGSILQQTSTLSQLYGQEETEQITLTQSYRSTRQIVDFTRQMVEGGERIVPFNRDGELPEIRIAGEQAALNAALSADLDQLKAEGYETIAIICKTAEESRLTYETLKKDHELKLIKKTTLSFEKGIHVIPAYLAKGVEFDAVLIYDASEERYRRESERKLFYTACTRAMHLLHVYSLGEPSPFIKAVKPEDYRTVELETSRVNG
- the gntK gene encoding gluconokinase, encoding MKQDETVLGLDIGTTSLKAVLFGPNGTQIAKHSSEYPLYQPQPDWAEQDPEEIMQALVDAVRHVLLKSKAEIKNIKAIGFSAAMHSLIALDAEGQPLTRALIWTDNRSTGQAERLKNNGGHEIYLRTGTPIHPMSPLCKLLWMKEEDTDTFKKATMFVGIKEYLLFRLFGTYVMDYSLASATGMFELTKLDWDEGALELLGLERSRLPQPVPTTHTLQGMNQTLAGHMGLDPQTPVIIGASDGVLANLGVGAMGEGEVAVTIGTSGAVRMMTDKPLTDPQQRTFCYALTDKHWVVGGPTNNGGIMLRWLRDQFGSPEVEVAKRLNIDPYDLMIQYAEKVPAGAEGLLFMPFLTGERAPIWNPDARGLFFGISLRHQREHFIRAVLEGVIFSIFSIGVALRDLAGPATKIIASGGFARSAVWRQILSDVMGKELLVPEVEEASALGAAAIALYGIKDLRALEEVKDWVRISETHKPNLQNSEIYLQLFDMYERLYSKLKSEFQIMADFQRTGYFESKQEPNS
- a CDS encoding FUSC family protein translates to MNFGARMFKTGLAVTLALYASVWLQMGSPVIAAVAAIFAMQPSIYRSWRYLIDQLQTNTLGAILAMLAGMVFSSEPFAIGIVCILVIMICLKFKMGDTIGLTLVTVVAVMEASGQWDFAVTRFVLSLIGIVSAFLINVFVFPPKPRVQFVAEVRRTFDRLSLLMRTAVSDEMKENIFRDEQRALENDISSINDKYKLMEEDQKKLKKPKFGASRQLVVYKQMVNTLRKGYEVIEATQEHYFQAGRPSELDLRFDEQIEKLIKFHEHIMLKFDHKLKPGSVDSDYIQQENDMFLKELLRRYKEEEEGYLRLTIVTAAIYDYGHQLERLNRLAGHSPEHAEA